From one Neovison vison isolate M4711 chromosome 1, ASM_NN_V1, whole genome shotgun sequence genomic stretch:
- the HNRNPA0 gene encoding heterogeneous nuclear ribonucleoprotein A0 yields MENSQLCKLFIGGLNVQTSESGLRGHFEAFGTLTDCVVVVNPQTKRSRCFGFVTYSNVEEADAAMAASPHAVDGNTVELKRAVSREDSARPGAHAKVKKLFVGGLKGDVAEGDLIEHFSQFGTVEKAEIIADKQSGKKRGFGFVYFQNHDAADKAAVVKFHPIQGHRVEVKKAVPKEDIHSGGGGGGSRSSRGGRGGRGRGGGRDQNGLSKGGGGGYNSYGGYGGGGGGGGGGYNAYGGGGGGSSYGGSDYGNGFGGFGSYSQHQSSYGPMKGGGGGGGGGSSWGGRSNSGPYRGGYGGGGGYGGSSF; encoded by the coding sequence ATGGAGAATTCCCAGTTGTGTAAGCTATTCATCGGCGGCCTCAATGTGCAGACGAGTGAGTCGGGCCTGCGTGGCCACTTTGAGGCCTTTGGGACTCTGACGGACTGCGTGGTGGTGGTGAACCCCCAGACCAAACGCTCCCGTTGCTTCGGCTTCGTGACCTACTCCAATGTGGAGGAGGCCGATGCCGCCATGGCCGCCTCGCCCCATGCCGTGGACGGCAACACTGTGGAGCTGAAGCGGGCGGTGTCCCGGGAGGATTCGGCGCGGCCCGGTGCCCACGCCAAGGTTAAGAAGCTCTTTGTCGGGGGCCTAAAGGGAGACGTGGCCGAGGGCGACCTCATCGAGCATTTCTCGCAGTTTGGCACGGTGGAAAAGGCCGAAATTATTGCCGACAAGCAGTCGGGCAAGAAGCGTGGCTTCGGCTTCGTGTATTTTCAGAATCACGACGCGGCAGACAAGGCCGCGGTTGTCAAGTTCCATCCGATCCAGGGCCATCGCGTGGAAGTGAAGAAGGCGGTCCCCAAGGAGGATATCCACTCCGGTGGGGGCGGAGGCGGGTCCCGGTCCTCCCGGGGCGGCCGGGGCGGCCGGGGTCGCGGCGGTGGTCGAGACCAGAACGGCCTGTCTAAAGGCGGCGGTGGCGGTTACAACAGCTACGGTGGTTACGGCGGAGGCGGTGGCGGCGGAGGCGGTGGCTACAATGCCTACGGAGGCGGCGGAGGCGGTTCGTCCTACGGGGGAAGCGACTACGGTAACGGCTTCGGTGGCTTCGGCAGCTACAGCCAGCACCAGTCCTCCTATGGGCCCATGaagggaggcggcggcggcggtggcggtggcAGCAGCTGGGGCGGTCGCAGTAACAGTGGACCTTACAGAGGCGGCTATGGCGGTGGGGGTGGTTATGGAGGCagctccttttaa